Within Microbacterium oryzae, the genomic segment ACGAAGACCGCGGCCCGGTGGCCGCGGTCTTCGTCGTCTCGGTCAGTGCTCGGTGTGCCGATCGAGGAACTCGTACACCTCGAGGTCGTCCACGCCGGGGAACGCGCCGCGGGGGAGCGGCGAGAAGATGTGCGTGTGCACGCGGGCGCTCGGCCAGGCCTTGCCGCGCCAGGGCGACTCGGTGACGCTCTGCGGCCGCCGGCAGCACGACTCGTCGGGGCACGTCGACACCGCGCGCGCCGGGGTCTCCCGCCCGCGCCACCACTTCGCGTCGTCGAACGGCACGCCCACGGTGATGGAGAACTCGCCGGAGCTGCGCGCGCCGGTCTGCGTGGCGCACCAGAACGTGCCGGCGGGGGTGTCGGTGTACTGGTAGTGCTCGGTGGTGCGGTTCTGCTGCTCGAACGCGTTCCGCGCGGAGAACTTGCGGCAGACGATCTGCCCCTCCACGGCGCCCGTCACGTCCTCGGGAAGGGGGAGCCCGTCGTTCTCGTACACGCGCTCCACCTGCCCCTGGCCGCCCACACGGAGGAAGTGCAGCGGCATCCCGAAGTGCTTGGTGAGCAGGTTCGTCATCCGCATCCCGGCGGCCTCGTGCGTGACGCCGAACGCGTCGCGGAGGTCCTCCACCGCCAGGTTCCGGTCCTTGCGCGCGCGGTCGAGGAACGCGACGGCCGCGGTCTGCGGGACGAGGCAGCAGGCGGCGAAGTAGTTGATCTCGAGGCGCTGCTGCAGGAAGTCGGCGTAGTCGGTGGGGCGCTCGTGGCCGAGCAGCCGGTGCGCCATGGCCTGCAGCGCCATCGACCGCAGGCCGTGGCCGCCGGGGATGGACGCCGGCGGCAGGTAGATGCGGCCGTTCTCGATGTCGGTGATCGATCGCGTCGACGAGGGGAGGTCGTTGACGTAGATGAGCTCGAAGCCCAGCTGCTCGGCCATGACGCTCACGGTGCGGTGCTTGAGCGCGCCGCCGGTGTGCCCGGCCGCCCGCAGCTGGCGCTCCGCGAGCTCCTCGATCTCGGGGAGGTAGTTGTCCGCCGCGCGCTGCCGCAGGCGCAGCTCGGTGTTGGCGCGGCGCGCCTCCTCGGGCGTCGCGCTCGCCTCGTTCTCGCGCCGCTGCAGCTCGCGGTGCAGGCCGATGATCGACTCGATGGTCTCGTCGCTGAGGCCCTTCGTCACCTTGATCGGCGGGATGGCCAGCTGGCGGAACACCTGGCTGGACTGCACGCGCTCCAGCTCGATCTCGAGAGCGGCGCGCCGGTTCGGCGGCTCGCCCGAGATGAGGTCGGTGACGTGGGTGCCGAGCGCATCCGCGAGTGCCTGCAGGAGCGACAGCTTCGGCTCCCGCTTGCCGTTCTCGATGAGGCTGAGCTGGCTGCCGGCGACCCCGACGAGCGCGCCCAGCTCATCGAGGGTGAGCCCGCGCAGCACGCGGTGGTGGCGGATGCGGTGGCCGAGCGTCTTCAACTCGATCCCGGACTTGTGCTCGGTGGTCGGCGGCATTCCTTGAGCATAGCGAAAGATCACAGCTTCTTTCAGCCCGAAGTGGCGTAAAAGAGTCGCAGAACCGCGAGAACCTGGCAGAGCGACACCGCATCACATCGAAGGAGCTCTGATGGCCATCGCCGAATCCCTCGCCCCTCACGCGGCACACGACCTCGCCGCGCTGGGCGCGCGGCCCGCTTTCGACGGACCCGGCATGGCGGCCCTCATCGCGTGGGTCGACGAGATCGCGACGCTCACGCAGCCCGACCGGATCCACTGGGTCTCGGGCAGCGAGGAGGAGCGCACCGCGCTCCTCGACGGAATGGTCGCCGCGGGCACACTGATCCGGCTCGACCCCGAGAAGCGCCCGAACTCGTTCCTCGCCCGCTCCGACGCCGGCGACGTCGCCCGCCTCGAGTCGCGCACGTTCATCTGCTCCGAGCGCGAGGAGGATGCCGGCCCGACGAACAACTGGGCGGAGCCCGCCCACATGCGCGAGACGATCCAGCCGCTCTTCCGCGGCTCGATGCGCGGCCGCACCCTGTTCGTCGTCCCGTTCTCGATGGGCAAGGTCGGCGGCCCGCTGTCGAAGCTGGGCGTGCAGATCACCGACAGCCCCTACGCCGTGGCCTCGATCCAGATCATGACCCGCGTCGACGAGGAGGTCACGCGCCTCATCGCCGAGGGAGCGGAGTGGGTGCGCACGGTGCACTCCGTCGGCGCCCCGCTCCATCCCGACGAGGCCGACGTGCTCTGGCCCTGCAACGACGAGAAGTACATCGTCCACTTCCCCGATTCGCTCGAGGTCTGGTCGTTCGGCTCCGGCTACGGGGGCAACGCCATCCTCGCGAAGAAGTGCTACGCGCTGCGCATCGCCTCGGTTCTCGGGCGCGACCAGGGGTGGATGGCCGAGCACATGCTCCTCATCCG encodes:
- a CDS encoding XRE family transcriptional regulator: MPPTTEHKSGIELKTLGHRIRHHRVLRGLTLDELGALVGVAGSQLSLIENGKREPKLSLLQALADALGTHVTDLISGEPPNRRAALEIELERVQSSQVFRQLAIPPIKVTKGLSDETIESIIGLHRELQRRENEASATPEEARRANTELRLRQRAADNYLPEIEELAERQLRAAGHTGGALKHRTVSVMAEQLGFELIYVNDLPSSTRSITDIENGRIYLPPASIPGGHGLRSMALQAMAHRLLGHERPTDYADFLQQRLEINYFAACCLVPQTAAVAFLDRARKDRNLAVEDLRDAFGVTHEAAGMRMTNLLTKHFGMPLHFLRVGGQGQVERVYENDGLPLPEDVTGAVEGQIVCRKFSARNAFEQQNRTTEHYQYTDTPAGTFWCATQTGARSSGEFSITVGVPFDDAKWWRGRETPARAVSTCPDESCCRRPQSVTESPWRGKAWPSARVHTHIFSPLPRGAFPGVDDLEVYEFLDRHTEH